The Zingiber officinale cultivar Zhangliang chromosome 2A, Zo_v1.1, whole genome shotgun sequence genomic sequence cctatataaaggccctcatccttcgctggaggtacgcgttctacaactttgggagccactttttcactgttcgcttgcctgacttgagcgtcggagggtcgccgccgggaaccccttcccggcccgacttcttattagaatgtatactaaaagcctagcttttggtataaaacatttatctagaaacaagaatcacattggtcaaatgtctacatttgtgataaatgtagttgttcaattaatttatactgtagataacatagtatgtggtgccacatgcagaagatgatgctatcagtaccttataaattataaacagtagctcacgaccaaaatggaaaggaacaaaccattagaaggtcgtagtgtaattaggtatcaatttatcttgactgtataattacactagtacacttagagtgtattaagtaggaccatttgaggtcgtttcttttatactgactttataaagaaacaaagacctcggttagtatggaagtgtgtgctcttaatccgaatataataacaagcacatatatttgatattttttttttaatttatcaatgggtgagatttagttcgatgaatctgtaggaccgttagattcgatagaggggggggtgaatatcgattcgaaaaacaagagtataggcgcagcggaaaagtaaaataaacacagttgttttacttcgttcggagcctgtgacgactcctactcgaaggcccgtggtccttgaccactttcgttgggcaatcactagcaattcgaaataatgattacaaaagaaccgtacagtgaatgctaatgaaaactaaaaacaaaataccgacaagaagggaaaagaatggagcgtagtgtcggagctttgttggcgtcgcactgaacgttgagcagcaagaccagcagcagaagaattctcagcttgattgattgattctgaagctcctgtctggggcttcttttatatgctgttccgggcgcctggattccttccgggcgcctggaatgtgacgtagctgcacaaaccgtgatgctccacgtggcgacgactcggctggatataatttgcattccgggcgcccggatcccctccgggcgcccggaccaccttgttccagaaatctcctttttcctgcaaaacaaagttagtccgaggcaatatatatcctgcaaaacagattattagcacatttgtaATAGTATGAATTGgcataagttagtatgacttagattccgtctttccgagaccggaatctagtcacgatctcgacttagacatccgaaatggatctaagccggatcgacgcctaatgtccccttcccgggaacgcgtcctcacagtcactcccctccagtgacttacctcacttacctgccagacgtccggtcagcccgtcgacccgtctggacttctcgccaagcgtccggtcagcccgtcgacccgcttggacttcttgccagctatccggtcagcccgtcgacctagctggacttcttgccaagcgtccggtcagcccgtcgacccgcttggacttctcctgcacactcgatcaaagtgtcagacaacaacaagactaacttaacctatttgtcattcatcaaaacctgggttagaccgttagtgctacccgcaccaacaatctccccttttttgatggaatgacaacctggttaagttagtgaaaacatatgcaagaaacaacatgcatttatgtggttttaaagtttgttagtttgtatttttaaattttagtttgtatttttaaattgatttagctaacttaaccacctaacccttctccccctttggcattcataaaaaaaaatgaacagagGTTTTGACACCAAGTAAAAAACAGTCAAGTTGACtggggggagacaagttgagttttgaaaagttgaTCAAGTTTAACTCTTAAGCttgtggaaattttcaaaaataggtttttcaaatttattttttatgtttaagtaacatctacttttcaaaaaaaaggaaaattttcaacttcgatttttcaaaacaaagcaaaaataaaataatttttcaagaaataaattttttgccaacattaatttttaaggctaatttgatagaggctaaatttgaaaattgggtgggattaaactttcacatttttcaaatacttagttaaatttaaattttgtaaatcaatgttcaaacataggttaggttttaaaaagcatttttcaaacacacaaaatttgagttaattctccccctgaacttgatatttgactttaaccagctgtctaaccaattaggtactaactagctatcagaagatagtagctttcacatggttagtcaaattaagttgattacaagcagtcagtttttttatttgactgattaactttaatctgattaatatctgaattgtatttaacgtccagacttatgttgatgcattgaaataagcatcttaagtccagatagttggcctatgcatctcacccctttctatgtttgtcaaacacaagcaaggtaaacctagggtgttggtgagatgctcaaaaactagtcctatgggtacatgctttctaaggattcaaaactagtctaaggccaaaactgtttttgaaaatctaaaaatggaaagttttgaaaacatacagttttaacttataagttaaacaaaattatttttaaaatagttttaagacaatcctagtctattaggcacatccctaattttcgtcgtaggttgctaaattcactttcagggagtggttttgtaaaaatgtcagctaaatttgatttggactcaatgtacttgagttcaatatcacctttagtaacatgatccctgatgaagtggtgcctaatttcaatatgtttggttcttgaatgatgcacaagattcttggttaagttaattgaacttatattgtcaattaatacttttacattcgtgatgtttaagttgaaatcttttagagtatgcatcatcactacaagaaaaaagctaaacaacaacgcttttttggcgttgtcgtatgtactaaaaaagtgatgttgtagatggtgttgtagaaagtcatatcaaagacaacgctttaaaagcgttgtggttggtcacaaagacaacgctttttaagcgttgtcttttcgttcttaaaaagcgttgttatagatgctgttgtaaaaatgcacatatcaaagacaacgctttaaaagcgttgtggttggtcacaaagacaacgctttttaagcgttgtctattcgttcttaaaaagcgttgttaaagatgctgttgtaaaaatgcacatatcaaagacaacgctttgaAAGCTTTGTGTGTGGGCTCAAAGACAatattttttaagcgttgtctttattCTTAAAAACGTTGTTTTTTAAGTGTTTTCCAAATacgcaaaattataaaaatactcaaaatttacatataattgaatatccacaaccacaatcatttttataataagactatttaacaaataaataaaactttatattatacaaacaaaatgtatacatattgatccacaaattaaatttgtatcatacaagttatccttaacttcatgacaataatttttcaaacacacaagttttacaaaacctcatctaaccgctgttgttggtgtccatcgcatggaattgcttctttaagtccagcaatctcttcttctgaaaggctttcagctatcactcttagagccatcttcttcaacttgtcatcagcacacctggggttgtaggcaatcaagaaattttgtatgaaaactttcatacatgtaaatctcgtactaaataatatgtcaatgttatatatacatgtaattcataccgtaagtgtgtttatatatcgtaactgacaagttttctttagggccaacttctactcaagctctttaaacattgcatcaaaataaaaaaattggcattagttctatgctaaataaaaatcatatttagaggaaaaagcgggagtgttgtagatggatatattaaccaagcatattaatgtttgacctgtctttacaagttctaagcatatatattaaccaagcatataacctaagaggaataagttacaaaatgctacttgatgtttgactgtctttattggattttgcggccccggtcttcttgtagctaggcacaatgtaatacttgatgttgactctacctttgcagttgtttcggcttgaggagtggcaaagaatggtggagtagaggatggatttcaggtattcatccgtgccatcgaggaaatgactccagtaggtgactagcatgttgaccagggcatgcttggagaagatgacttgtttcagaagctttttagatcaaagatacgaagtgcattgttataaaactagatgcacgaacacttgcttatacggttcttgaaataaaatacattcgtaaccgtcactagcccaagctcaataaggaaaattcacggtaaatgtgcatagtatacctcagatactgcagatgatagggaaggccagaagacagtttgacgcaaatattgagattgcccaagccaatccatggtactaatcctgacagctcctccaaatcgcactgacttgattgtgtccacccatccttgttcatcagcttggaacctttgaaatgaaagctgcattgggtacatggaaaaaacaacaaaaagggaggataaatgatagccaccaacctaattgttcacaaatatctgtataagttattaagggtgttcatagaagttgatcctttagccgtgtctattagatggtcaaatctaggcgccaactcaaaatgttggcgtccaagtgttagtgttcaactacttctgacAATGAAGTAGTAGCAGATAATCAAGAACACAAGAGAATCTGAAAGAGTCTatatttctttcactagtagcagataatgattagattagaaagCAAAAGAACGCATACCACACCAGCTGCTCCTGCTGTTAAAGCCATAGGTGCAGTGACAGCGCTTAATCCAGATGAGCACATAACTGGAATCTGAACTGCTCGGGAAATGGAGTATGCAGCTGCTAGCGTTGGTGTGGCCTACATTTTAAAGAGGAAAAATATCACATTTTTCATCACAAGTGTGCTAAGATTTCTTATTCGTACTGTTGTTACCTTCTCGATCAAACCAAGGACACCAGGTTTTGATGGACTTGAGTATTTCCCTCCTTCAGTTTGGATTATATCAGCACCTTCCTGTTCCAGCAACTCTGCTAGCTTCACCTTTTTAAATTGAACAAAAAACAACGAGAGATTGTGTTAGTGACAAATCTCAGTTTACGAGGAAATAAATGAGCTACCTGATCAGGGAGACTAAGCATGTGTGGCACGGTTACAGACAGTGTAATGGATGGAAGAATCCTTCTAGTTTCTCTAGTGAGCTTTAGAATCTGACAATGGCACCATAGAATAGTGACGAGATAGAAATAGCTGAAAATACTCGAGGAACTGCAAGGAAAAGTACGATCATGATTCATATACCTGTTCAGGGGAAAACTGAATTCCCATCTCGTAGAAAGAATCATAATTTCCAATTTCCACCTGCATTTAGCACAAGGATTTTAATGTTTGGTATGACAGACAATCCGATCGAAACCAGTCAAGTTCATCGCATCCTAACCATTTGGgcacctgcttccactgcagaaGGAAATGCCAAAGGGTCCACAGAGGAAACACAAATCTGCAAGAACAAGATCATCATAAGAAAGAAGAGTCAGCTCCGAAAATGACGAAAcgaggcagcgagcaatctgcttgaacaaggtaatcatgcagcgttggaactctgtcgtgagcatcaaagaccaaatattaccaaatattaagatcactgacaaaccaaataataccttatttttaacagctatctagaggatctggctttttgacttgaagctggttcaaagaagacaaatcaaatatacaaatactaagatgaaagcataatgaagtagttaactttttctactttacctgattataagatctacagcttcttgctcagtattttgctgcatgagtaattattagaaaaacaaacccaatagtggaacaaaagctagataaagaaactagataatttacactgacagaactttacagaataacatataatacagtgctttgtacttgcatattaatccagaaaacatcctttcacctaagtgacaatttttccaaaacatcatcattcacaaaacatcatcattcactaaaaattttcacaagttttcaaacttcagtgacaacttttctttggggtcaactgctcaaggtcgatctggtaactatgcactgcatcaaaaaattggcattaactatgattccaccaaaaacCACCaatccatgaacttaaatctaaatagaattatggcaactatcattccatacctattcataaatatgatcttgtatgcactccgccaactcggaccgaacctcatcaatttgttcacgagagtaccctatttttgtgaactgtgagcatacacaatttatgttaatggaaaaataatcaacactgatcactttgcaattttaaatagtttatgtcaaataatttgagataagctaaataatgttactattgattgcagtgaatatctctcaatagtctcaacttcttcaataatttctctcataaagcgcatcacaaaaaaaccacattgtttcgcatccggttgttgaggagcctatatatagtaattagagtcaaattgttaatgaaaattatacacattacaatatatgttaaacaaaagtacacataccttaactacttcccacttaacatttttcctacctttccttcccttggttgaattaaacaattttaaggcccttcatacgttaagaatatttgttaaataagatttttattataataaatatttactaaaagaaatctgaactcacatttccattacgtattttgaatcatcatcgcgaatgcggcaacttagggaatccagcaagtaaatagcatccttgtaaggttcaataacactaagattccaatggaaactaggcaaatacataggattagatcataaattgaataaattatcgaaaggaagcaattgaaagtgatgttttacttcttgcttacccgacattacatggcactaacactagttgatctgttgatgcacttgtcagcttatctgctaaaagagttgccctttgattcagggtttcaagcttaactgatttgtcttgtgccgcTTTTGCCGGATATGagagtttgtgaggattcataaatctgaatttctttgtcttggtatctttcaccatctttttatatagacacctatcattgcaaagaaaaaaatatttagatactaaataataaaatttagatacaaaacactcataataagttggaaaaaataatgatcactcataacactaagttatggctgatgatagtaacatccatacatgagaacttactatgaacagtcttgcatattaaacataccagaaatgtatacatgcaaattcttttatttcttgaggacaagcacatttaagatacttaaaaatatacaatgaaaaagatatgagcaaagtacttcttgtctagaagaacaaatggcagaaggcaaacattaagggccggttgaaaatgaatgagctatatttatgtaaagtgtaccacatcaattgatattagtaaacctctcaatagaaatgatgaactattaacttaatgagaataacatggtatgagaaaattactagaagttgaatttttcaagagtaaacttgttcacacaacaatattagtaaacttcttgcagttcaaatcagggattttctgtcttgctagatattagaatttcccaacaaacataaagcaatgcagtaatttcccagcataagtaaagcaatgcagttgcaactgagaaaataatatttagatactaaataataaaatttagatacaaaataatcatgtggattaaaaaataatgatcactcataataagttggtgaaattgtaacaataaaccataataagttgctaaaattgggaagcaaacatgtgatgaaaaagttgctgaaattgcttaaataaacttacttaccatatgtaggcaacgatcaaatttcctgaaattgactccaaatgatacaaagaattgatgtcctcaaggtcaagaaaaagttcacaatcttcatcaaacacttcattatctaagcacattgatatacattttcctccatctagagcatgcttactgtaacaatataacatatgtaatgctcttgggacacttgttgacaaagtaggttttgatttttttcgttcaaacttcttccttctaggcttctaataatttcaaatataaacaagttagatatagctaggttgaataataataaagtggcaatataattagaaatataataataaagtgacaatataattagaaatataatatctcatatacctcatcttgcttcacaatctgctgttcaggccaagccacaacagttcctatggcatcaccaattacttcacattcacttggaattggatatggcaaaggagcggatttgtccactgcttgatcaatggagactcgaatgcaatt encodes the following:
- the LOC122044115 gene encoding uncharacterized protein ycf23-like, with the protein product MILFLQICVSSVDPLAFPSAVEAGAQMVEIGNYDSFYEMGIQFSPEQILKLTRETRRILPSITLSVTVPHMLSLPDQVKLAELLEQEGADIIQTEGGKYSSPSKPGVLGLIEKATPTLAAAYSISRAVQIPVMCSSGLSAVTAPMALTAGAAGVVCVLLLSNLIIICY